The genomic DNA ttttacataattaaatgttttcatCTCAGTTCCATTTCTTTCGTCTGCGGTAAGGCCATTGATCGTCTGCGGCCAATCGCCAATTTAACGTGCGTTATTTGGTTTTCAGTTAATAGTATAGCATTAACGTAAAGACGTTAGGAACGTGATCAATGTGACGGGTAGGTAATTGTGATCAGCTTAACTttgcaaagaagaagaagaagactaaatggaaatacaataaaaacatacaaatgtcAATTGAATTTTACATTGGTTGTGAGCGAAAAAACgacgaaaaaattgaataagttATTTATAAATCAATTGTAAAGTGATCTTTTGGAACGGCactaaagaaaaacaaacatgGGATCCGAAGATACAGAGATAAGTTCTGGAGATAAAATCCAAAAAGGtttccaaataaattatatgattCTTCGTGACGCGGATTCTGGAAAAGTAATATGGCAAGAGAACAAGGACTTCTCTTCACCAGATATAGAACATGAAGCGCGCGTACCTATCAAAATATTGGATTTAAGAGCTGTGTCCCGTGAAATCAACTTCAGCACCATTGAACCAATGGAAAATTTTCGTCTCGATCAAAAGGTGCTCTTTAAAGGACGCATAATGGAAGAATGGTTTTTCGAAATGGGTTGGGTAGGTGCAAATACTACAAATACTTGGCAATCGACAATCGAAGCTGCACCTGAGTCCCAGATGATGCCAGCCAAAGTCTTAAATGGTAATGTCACAATTCAAACAAGTTTCTATGACAACGACACACTTATCACCAAATCAATTGTGCGCCTATACTACATTTAAGCAATCAAACAACAATTCACACTTAATCTGCCCACAACTTGGCATTCTTTTCGTATGTTCATAACACGGGATTTCCAACCAAATACTTGCGGTGACGCATTTAGGCAACTTTGGGCCAAGGCTATTTAACTTTACTGCATATATCgattaattgattttgaaattgttccaagaaattttggaaattgttGTAAATTGAACTGTATGTTCTAACGAGCTAATCTATTTAAGAGCCTGAGCATTTGTGTATTGcaattgttattaatttataagtagATATAAAAGAGTGAGGTgtaacatatacacacatttaatatgcaactgatatacaaaacAAAGTAAGTCTTTGATATGTGCAATTGTTCATATCATAACCATTTTATTCATACGACTTTGAAAAATTTGGCTATGTCAAACTAAGTTTTCTAgcttcaagtgttttaataaattgaacTTATAATATGTACGTAGGTTATGAATTCTACAAATTACGTCTCCAACTATTTATTGtccattattatttattgtaattcatCTTTGACTTtgtaaataacaaattaattaaaataataaaaatagaaaatcgctaataaataaaataaaatatttcaaatattttttagtaataggTATTATATTTAATCATGTACATGGGATATTAATTAGTATTTCCTACCTCATAATGTTCAAAATTTTCAGGGGAGCATTAAgtggaaaaatattattaagttgaataaataaataattgtattgaaCTGATACTAAAGACAAGAATTTATTATAATGAGATATGTCTTTCTTTCATGAGACTCATGGTGAACAGTTTAAATAACAAGGTGTAAGAAGAAGAATAGTGTtgataaattgtaaatatacataaatattactcaAAATGATTATTTATGGAGTGTATATAGTAAGTAAATCTGGTGGCCTAATCTATAATTTGGATAGCAATGTGCCGAAAATAGAACAAGAACGCTCGTTTACGTATCCAATTGATTTAATGCTGGACTATGATCCGAAAAAAGTATCAGTGGTATTTAATAGGAAGGATGGAATCAATGGTTTGTacaatattatgtttttttcatcaattaaatgtattgtttaatattttgttcGTAGTTGGACATGTTCTAACAGCTGTAAACGGTATGCCAGTGAACGGCAACACACTTGAAGATGGACGTGATGTGAAAACTACGCTGGAAAACTCCGAGAATTATCCAgtgaatttaaagttttgtagGCCTAAATTGACAACCAATGAAAAGATTGTACAGGCTAGTACCTTTTACCCACTATACGCATTTGCAAGTCAGCTTAGTCCAGAGCCTAAAAGTTCCGGCATCGAAACATTAGAGGCCGACACATTTACATTGCATTGCTTTCAAACATTAACTGGAGTTAAATTCATTATCATTTCGGAAACTGGCCTTAGTGGTATGGATATGTTACTCCGCAAAATATATGAACTTTATTCAGactatgttttaaaaaatccaTTTTATGCTCTGGAAATGCCCATACGTTGTGAATTGTTTGAGAACAAGCTTAAATCATTACTGGATATGGTTGAAAAAACTGGCATAAATAATCTAGATAAATAGGATTTTCTCTAAATCACAATCTTACGCCgatatggaaaaaaaatacaattttttgtgcgGGGTGcgtgatttattttattattgtaaagcttatcaaattaaaaaatgctagtatgattttttgtttcttattaatatattgcacagtcaataaaacaataatcttagaaaataaaactgtaaaaataaattaacacacgtacacatatatgtatgtgtatcaaTTATGAGTATTAACTTCTTTTTAGCCGTATTGCCAAAACAACATGCTTCACTAATGAGTTGTAACCCATTTAAATATAACGATAGGTATCTTCAGGTGCTATAAGTGTTTAATTACAGGCTTTTCGAACTTAATAACaatcataataataatcatGATAAGATATTCGATTAAAACATGTGTGCTTCCATATGTTAAACGTGACGTCTTTTTTATAACTAACGTTTTTTACTTATTAACTAGTCCACGAGCTTTGGGATAAGCCGATGCTGGTTTTTTAAGCCCCATACGCCCAGTCGGTGGGCGTCTATTTGAGTCAATAGCAGAGCCAGGAGAGGCTATACCACGACCTGGTTTAATATTACGTACTCCGGCAATTGGCACTGAGGCTACGACATTCGGAGTTACGGGACTGTTATTAACAGAAGATAAAGCCGCTGAAGCATTAGCACTAGCATTAATTATATTCTCAAGTCGACTACGTATAGAATTAGTATGCGAATCAACAATGTCGATATCGTCACCGGTTTGCATAGCTTGAGCTAATACTGCTTGCAACGAAGCTGACACTTTTGGTGAACGATACTCCTGTGTGGTGCGACAAGGCATTTCTAGTTCATAAGctacaatattttcatttttgaaacGCAAAGCACCAGATCCATTGGTTTTAGCTTCCATTAATGCATATTCTGAGATGGGACGACGACGTTGAGGATGGGAAACCGGACGTTTTGTTAAACTATGTTGTTCGCCTATCATTGGAGTGGTTGAGAATTTCCATTCCTCTTGCTCCTCATCATATTTCGCTTGGGTATAGAGACGTTGCTTTACTTCTACTGGTACAAAATTATCTATGATTAATAACTGCCGTTTCAATTCTTTCACAAGTTCATTTTGGGCCATTTCCAATTCCCGTAAATCCTGATTATGGTCATATTTACAATCATTGAGCTCCTGTTGTAGAGCCAAGTATTTAGCATAACATTTGGAGAGCTTTCTTTTCTTCAATTCTACTTCTTGCTCCAAAGATGTAACCGTCTCTCGAATTTCCAATGTAGTCTCCTCTTGCAATTCCAGCTGCTGCTGAATTTCAATTTCacgtttttttctttctgcAATCTGAACAAGCTTCTTTTCAAGTTCTAGCTGTCGTTCGCTATAGGTATCCAACAAATTTTTTCCACCACGCACTAACTGTGATTCTAGTTCTGCTAATTTAGTAGCAAGTTTAGCTGTCTCAACACGCTCGCGTTCTAATTCTACATTTGACTTCGCTACTTCCGCTTCATTTTCTTTGTCTGATTCGGGCTCTTCTTCACTTTCTTCTACTTCCAATTGTACCACTTCGTTGTTTACCTTTTCTTTCTTTGGTTTACGTTGTCGTTTCTTGCTTACCTTTTCAGTGCGCTGTTGCTTTGGTGCAATTAAGCGCTTCAACCTTTCGATTTCCTCCTGATATTCTTTAAGCTTAGCATCCTGTGGATCTTCATTTTTCACTGGTTTGTTTTGAATAGTTTTAGCACGGGATGCGTAGCGTAAAGTAGTTAATGTTTCATTGTAATTATATGCCGATGGACCAATATTGGCAATCATAATTGTTTTCGAATTGCCGCCCAAAGAGTCCTGCAACAGGCGAGTGAGCTTCGAATCACGATAGGGTACATGCGGTGAATTCTCTGCCAGTGCTGATATTACATTGCCAAGTGAAGAAAGCGCAAGATTTATTTTACTTGCCTCCTTTAATCGTTCGGCAGAAGCTCCAGTTTTAGACTGACGTTCGCTTCCTGCCAAATCTATCAAATTCAGTTTTCCAACTTTTATAGTGTTTGTCTCAATGTCACACATCTCTATTCTTATCATGAATATAGCATGCGATCGTGAACTGTGCTCGTTCATATTTGTAAAGCCCACTGTGCGATTCTTATTGCCAATATGCATTACATTTAGCATATCATCAACACTTTTACAATTTATAGCATGCAAATTGGGTACATAAACACCAGAACCACGCTCTCGCACTTCTAAATGTTTAGAATTCGGCTTTAATAAGTCGCGCAACTCTTCCATGTATATTTCCAAATAACTGACATCGACgagaaattgaaa from Bactrocera oleae isolate idBacOlea1 chromosome 3, idBacOlea1, whole genome shotgun sequence includes the following:
- the PrBP gene encoding probable cGMP 3',5'-cyclic phosphodiesterase subunit delta gives rise to the protein MGSEDTEISSGDKIQKGFQINYMILRDADSGKVIWQENKDFSSPDIEHEARVPIKILDLRAVSREINFSTIEPMENFRLDQKVLFKGRIMEEWFFEMGWVGANTTNTWQSTIEAAPESQMMPAKVLNGNVTIQTSFYDNDTLITKSIVRLYYI
- the Trs23 gene encoding trafficking protein particle complex subunit 4, whose translation is MIIYGVYIVSKSGGLIYNLDSNVPKIEQERSFTYPIDLMLDYDPKKVSVVFNRKDGINVGHVLTAVNGMPVNGNTLEDGRDVKTTLENSENYPVNLKFCRPKLTTNEKIVQASTFYPLYAFASQLSPEPKSSGIETLEADTFTLHCFQTLTGVKFIIISETGLSGMDMLLRKIYELYSDYVLKNPFYALEMPIRCELFENKLKSLLDMVEKTGINNLDK
- the Klp68D gene encoding kinesin-like protein Klp68D, encoding MSARSRRPGTANSQTPNECVQVVVRCRPISNKEQSEGSEEVVAVYPNRGVVEIKNLTEANKEQRKMFTYDAAYDACATQITLYNEVVFPLVSSVLDGFNGCIFAYGQTGTGKTFTMEGVRGNEDLKGIIPRTFEQIWLHINRTENFQFLVDVSYLEIYMEELRDLLKPNSKHLEVRERGSGVYVPNLHAINCKSVDDMLNVMHIGNKNRTVGFTNMNEHSSRSHAIFMIRIEMCDIETNTIKVGKLNLIDLAGSERQSKTGASAERLKEASKINLALSSLGNVISALAENSPHVPYRDSKLTRLLQDSLGGNSKTIMIANIGPSAYNYNETLTTLRYASRAKTIQNKPVKNEDPQDAKLKEYQEEIERLKRLIAPKQQRTEKVSKKRQRKPKKEKVNNEVVQLEVEESEEEPESDKENEAEVAKSNVELERERVETAKLATKLAELESQLVRGGKNLLDTYSERQLELEKKLVQIAERKKREIEIQQQLELQEETTLEIRETVTSLEQEVELKKRKLSKCYAKYLALQQELNDCKYDHNQDLRELEMAQNELVKELKRQLLIIDNFVPVEVKQRLYTQAKYDEEQEEWKFSTTPMIGEQHSLTKRPVSHPQRRRPISEYALMEAKTNGSGALRFKNENIVAYELEMPCRTTQEYRSPKVSASLQAVLAQAMQTGDDIDIVDSHTNSIRSRLENIINASANASAALSSVNNSPVTPNVVASVPIAGVRNIKPGRGIASPGSAIDSNRRPPTGRMGLKKPASAYPKARGLVNK